Within Agarivorans litoreus, the genomic segment TTCTGGGTTTGAGCTAATCATCATCTACCTACTTGATCGCGCCAATGCGATTAAATCGAACACCAGTGGGTATCCATCCCGGTAATACTGAATCTTCAGCACGCTCAAATTCAAAGCTAATCCATATTGCTACTGCTTTACCCACTAAGTGCTCATCAGCAACAAAGCCCCAGTAGCGGCTATCGGTACTGTTATCTCGATTGTCTCCAAAAGCCAAATAGTGGCCCTCGGGCACTATCCACTCGTCTTGAGCTGTGCCGGGTTGCTGATAAAAGTATTGCACACGATCTGGTGCTGCTGGGTTAATTAATATTTCATGTTCAACCTCTGCCAATTGCTCACGATAATTTTCCAGAGGCATCAGACCTTGTTTAAAGCGACCAGACACTTCAAAGTCTAGCGGCACTGGTTTCAACTCGGGGCAAGGTGTGGTTTCACATTTAGCTTGGATAAACAACTGCTTACCACGATAAATCACTCTGTCGCCAGGCAAGCCAACAATGCGCTTAATGTAATCAATACGGGTATCTTGCGGGTACTTAAATACCGCAATATCGCCACGTTCAGGCGAACCAGTTTCAACAATAGTGCTACGAGTAACTGGATCTTTTAAGCCGTAAGCAAACTTTTCAACCAAGATAAAGTCGCCCACTAACAAGGTTGGCATCATCGAGCCGGAGGGTATTTGGAAAGGCTCGTAAATGAACGAGCGCAATACTAACACTATCGCAATAACCGGAAATACCGAACGGCCATTCTCAATCCAGCTCGGCGGTGTAGTTATCTTTTCTTCTGCATCGTTAGGTAACTCACCACCAGCGGCGGTGCGAGCATCTTGTAGTTTCAGCTCGCGCTGCTTCTCCCAGTGAAACTTATCTAAGACCCAAATAATGCCCGTAACCAACGTAGCAATTACCAGAATTAGCGGAAATATTGTGGCCATGTTAATCCTTACCGATATGCAGTACGGCTAAAAACGCTTCTTGAGGCACTTCAACGTTACCTACTTGCTTCATACGTTTTTTACCTTCTTTCTGCTTCGCTAGCAGCTTCTTCTTACGACTTACGTCACCGCCATAACACTTGGCGATTACGTTTTTACGCAGCTGTTTAACCGTTGAACGAGCAATAATGTGCATACCAATAGATGCTTGAATCGCGATATCAAACATTTGGCGCGGAATAAGCTCTTTCATCTTATCAACTACCTGACGCCCACGAGATTCAGAGTGATCTTTGTGAGTAATCAAGGCTAACGCATCAACCCTATCACCGTTAATCATGATATCTACACGCACCATGTTAGCCGCATTAAAGTACTTGAAGTTATAATCCAATGAAGCATAGCCACGACTGGTAGACTTAAGTTTATCGAAGAAATCCAACACCACTTCAGCCATAGGTATTTCGTAAGTTAAGGCAACTTGCTTACCGTGATAAGCCATATTCTTTTGGATGCCGCGCTTTTCCACACACAAGGTAATTACATTACCTAAATATTCTTGAGGAACCAGAATATTTACTTCGGCAATAGGTTCGCGAATCTCTGCAATATTGTTCGTAGGTGGTAACTTAGCAGGGCTATCTACATAGATAACTTCGCCTTTGTTCATCTCTACTTCGTAAATTACGGTTGGTGCGGTAGTGATTAAGTCAAGATCGTATTCACGCTCTAAACGCTCTTGAATGATCTCCATATGCAACATACCTAAGAAGCCACAACGGAAACCAAAACCCAGTGCAGTAGAGTTTTCTGGCTCATAAAATAGCGAAGAGTCATTAAGACTTAGCTTAGCCAAGGCGTCACGAAAGTTTTCATATTCATCAGAGCTGGTTGGGAACAATCCTGCGTATACCTGTGGTTTTACTTTTTTAAAGCCCGGTAAGGCCTCGGTAGCACCGTTTTTCTGGGTAGTTAGGGTATCACCTACTGGCGCGCCCAAGATCTCTTTGATGCCAGCGATTACGTAACCTACTTCACCGGTTTTTAATACACCGGTATTGGTTTGTTTAGGAGTAAAAATACCCACTTCGTTAATCACGTGCGCTTGGCCTGTAGACATTACCGTCATACGCTCGCCCGCTCTTAACTCTCCGCTTTTAATCCGCACCAGCGATACAACGCCTTGGTAGTTATCAAACCACGAATCAATAATAAGCGCCTGTAGCGGAGCCGTATCATCACCTTCTGGTGGCGGTACGTCACGTACAATGGTTTCTAATACATCTTCGATACCTAAGCCAGTTTTAGCTGAACAAACCGTTGCATCGGTGGCATCAATGCCTACGATATCTTCAATTTCTTCGGCTACGCGGTCTGGATCTGCCTGTGGTAAATCAATTTTATTTAGTACTGGAATAACTTCTAAGTCCATTTCCATAGCGGTGTAACAGTTCGCTAAGGTTTGGGCTTCTACGCCTTGCGCAGCGTCAACAACCAGTAAAGCACCTTCACATGCCGCCAGTGAACGTGATACTTCATAAGTGAAGTCAACGTGTCCTGGAGTATCAATAAAGTTAAGCTGATAGGTTTCACCGTCTTTAGCGGTGTAATCCAAGGTTACACTTTGTGCTTTAATGGTAATTCCGCGTTCGCGCTCTAAGTCCATAGAGTCAAGAACCTGCGCTTCCATTTCGCGCGCGCTCAATCCACCACAGTGTTGAATCAGGCGATCAGATAAGGTCGATTTGCCATGGTCGATGTGGGCAATAATCGAAAAATTGCGAATATTCTTATTTATCAAGAGCTTACCTATAAAAAATCATCTATAAGCGAATCAAAATTCGCTTTTCTTAAAAATGCGGCAATGGCGCATTATATCGTTGACGCGGATACTACCACAATCCACTCAGAACCAAAAAAAATGCGTGCTTAAATTGGCAATTGTTTTGCCTTCTCCAAAATCAGAAAACGCCCATTGTTGGGCGTTTTCTAGAAAGAAGCTTATTGCTTAGCAAGCATTTTGGGTCGATAACGTGCATGCCGAGAAAAATAACCAGTGAATCGCCGCACAGTTAAAAAACCAAGCGCTAAACCGGTTAAAGTGCTTAAAGCAATCACCCACTCTCCAGCAATACCTTGTGCGGTAACAACTTTTCCCAGCGCTGCGCCAATAATCAGCATACCTAGCGGTAACAAATACACAATCACTGCACTTTGCAGCATGTTTTTAGCATTTAACGCTAATTCCACATTATCACCCACTTCAACAGCCTCGGTAAGCTTTACCTGAAGTTGATGAACCCGGGTAGGAAAGGCTTTAGCTATGGCGCTATTTCCACAGTTATCGGCACTGGCGCAACTGCCACAAGCGCTTTTGCTTACGCATTCCACCATTGCGTAATTGTCAATCACCTCAACAACTTTGGCTGTTTCGATGATTAAAGCGGGATCACA encodes:
- the lepA gene encoding translation elongation factor 4, which gives rise to MINKNIRNFSIIAHIDHGKSTLSDRLIQHCGGLSAREMEAQVLDSMDLERERGITIKAQSVTLDYTAKDGETYQLNFIDTPGHVDFTYEVSRSLAACEGALLVVDAAQGVEAQTLANCYTAMEMDLEVIPVLNKIDLPQADPDRVAEEIEDIVGIDATDATVCSAKTGLGIEDVLETIVRDVPPPEGDDTAPLQALIIDSWFDNYQGVVSLVRIKSGELRAGERMTVMSTGQAHVINEVGIFTPKQTNTGVLKTGEVGYVIAGIKEILGAPVGDTLTTQKNGATEALPGFKKVKPQVYAGLFPTSSDEYENFRDALAKLSLNDSSLFYEPENSTALGFGFRCGFLGMLHMEIIQERLEREYDLDLITTAPTVIYEVEMNKGEVIYVDSPAKLPPTNNIAEIREPIAEVNILVPQEYLGNVITLCVEKRGIQKNMAYHGKQVALTYEIPMAEVVLDFFDKLKSTSRGYASLDYNFKYFNAANMVRVDIMINGDRVDALALITHKDHSESRGRQVVDKMKELIPRQMFDIAIQASIGMHIIARSTVKQLRKNVIAKCYGGDVSRKKKLLAKQKEGKKRMKQVGNVEVPQEAFLAVLHIGKD
- the lepB gene encoding signal peptidase I, whose amino-acid sequence is MATIFPLILVIATLVTGIIWVLDKFHWEKQRELKLQDARTAAGGELPNDAEEKITTPPSWIENGRSVFPVIAIVLVLRSFIYEPFQIPSGSMMPTLLVGDFILVEKFAYGLKDPVTRSTIVETGSPERGDIAVFKYPQDTRIDYIKRIVGLPGDRVIYRGKQLFIQAKCETTPCPELKPVPLDFEVSGRFKQGLMPLENYREQLAEVEHEILINPAAPDRVQYFYQQPGTAQDEWIVPEGHYLAFGDNRDNSTDSRYWGFVADEHLVGKAVAIWISFEFERAEDSVLPGWIPTGVRFNRIGAIK
- a CDS encoding SoxR reducing system RseC family protein, encoding MIDNYAMVECVSKSACGSCASADNCGNSAIAKAFPTRVHQLQVKLTEAVEVGDNVELALNAKNMLQSAVIVYLLPLGMLIIGAALGKVVTAQGIAGEWVIALSTLTGLALGFLTVRRFTGYFSRHARYRPKMLAKQ